A part of Liolophura sinensis isolate JHLJ2023 chromosome 1, CUHK_Ljap_v2, whole genome shotgun sequence genomic DNA contains:
- the LOC135461280 gene encoding FYVE and coiled-coil domain-containing protein 1-like isoform X3, producing MAELTMENPLASQPQLNKVAQDTIDCIMVLKREFDETKTPVNDDNQTLHRFCAKLEHLLKAEMKEKTTLLGRRKEYYDFFCDCLSTTKGLNDGIKFVKSTGEYKTSTGRGRAFIRFCLVHQRLADTIQQCVMNGRVTSDWYTVRSVWLNHIQKNTIITALYELNDINFDLLPRGYDLDSAWPSFSRITHGLGVPQGNWNPPSRASSYTSIVSLPGQEPVFTRERRDTTSTTVSEAEYDQMTHDLSISEGEKSQLSLRVEELEQENVNIAEAITAKEQDLTEREAELAKVMERCRMLEAEMGLKEKVWEEKEAHFKSETLSCNKKIKTLEDKIDQLREELLTNEKSFIRREDDYKKQFQERENRVVQLEVELKSTQQVTDSVRELLKTQEQAVSSLQTKLSCQEGKNEELLHKMEAMVLNKDSEVGSQLDTAGKLHAMLDNLKTSEQENVELRSKLEESSRKCDDLEANLAQFEELQKTSLEELNTVKSSLKASQSKEAENALQVQQLQSKLTTAQSHNEQLSEKLTENSAAIENLTGEVADVKRQNSKITQQLKEQEEKHDSVKKLLENTEGLNEKLRENQTQLTEELNAKDSSIVQLRSELDTARSQAEETEGQTSAYRTMVSQLADVLEGSLTDKDLTQMMKDNQIQGLEEQMKQKEDTVSELRSELVSKAENITKKNQEMAEMRASAQKIQEQLQTSLKSKEITDQEFTSIIEKCNVLESNLHSEKKKTEMLEAQKAKLSEELQKANSSLKDSQEHLEHLKESSAAEKQVIVKILEEQVSELQLKFEQEQSERLSLLDNEAKLQKQVETSQIENVSLSSKFETLSCELQEVRDQLTCVQQECVSKDTQIGSLVAENEAVTNKTKQLEEQLKLESQTKHEYAEKITEKDETIAELEKVADELKLIGSSSGDKLQHVQETFEKYKLKQTELMENKEESIKKLESEIETWKLGVENEKEASVILRGEREELKARVEKLNREKEECGQEIASLQTSLKEEEELVKVTKLQAEGDKQALQNQVEDQEQEIQALKFQLSSQHLQHEQALGKYADHEFDISSMRDRLSEQEGLIEQMEGEMWAIKQAREEEQRQQKQELEDVKYVLQTKDEEFKLLSSKLVQISTKLADAENQVSILEHKAELKENLEKLLQQSREESSAAKKENSILKGDIVQLKKKLIRLIREKDALWQKTDSLVYEQRVHATEKWIEDSEVHNCMGCRIEFSFTTRKHHCRQCGRIFCWNCSNNWVMTTHSNKKARVCNGCYIKQRDVDGKADSPLVGNDSDDDEAGLSGSMHGRSAISEDRMSQSSASQDGATTSSLDISGLVSGDTDSLTSTDLREVDSPDYMAGDESRYSGNETDDNKQGRQPSEAASNKDFSSTTDELTSVPAAQSSDDSGKEDPFHVISEEEIVKSLSGSFGSPPPSLDMSMTSSLMITVEDLQKGHVNRDNEVWLKAGRRFSVPILIDSVGVVLCWEFTTQPKDIGFSATYGEQETTPSHEAQVLIEPCKCNSHKQAVRGELTAKKKGVYTLMFDNSYSKLTAKKLSYSLYVKSSK from the exons ATGGCAGAGCTCACGATGGAAAACCCACTGGCATCTCAGCCACAGTTAAATAAAGTGGCGCAAGATACAATAG aTTGTATTATGGTACTGAAGAGAGAATTTGATGAAACAAAGACCCCAGTTAATGATGATAACCAAACGCTTCATCGTTTTTGCGCCAAACTAGAACATCTGCTGAAGGCTGAAATGAAAG AAAAAACTACACTGCTTGGCAGGAGAAAGGAATATTATGACTTTTTTTGTGATTGTTTATCAACCACTAAAGGTCTGAATGATGGAATCAAGTTTGTCAAATCCACTGGAGAG taCAAGACATCAACTGGACGAGGTCGTGCGTTTATCCGCTTCTGTCTCGTCCATCAGCGATTAGCTGACACCATACAACAGTGTGTCATGAATGGCAGAGTTACAAG TGACTGGTACACCGTGAGGTCAGTATGGCTCAATCACATCCAGAAGAACACTATTATCACAGCCCTCTATGAACTGAATGATATCAACTTTGACCTTCTTCCTCGGGGATATGACCTTGACAGTGCGTGGCCATCTTTTTCAAG GATAACTCATGGACTTGGCGTACCACAAGGAAACTGGAACCCCCCAAGTAGGGCCTCGAGCTACACTAGCATTGTCAGTCTACCAGGGCAG GAACCTGTGTTCACGCGTGAGAGGAGGGACACTACGTCAACAACAGTGAGTGAGGCAGAATATGACCAGATGACCCATGACCTATCCATATCGGAAGGGGAGAAGTCACAGCTGTCTCTGAGGGTAGAGGAGTTGGAACAAGAGAACGTCAACATTGCTGAGGCCATCACAGCTAAGGAACAGGACCTCACCGAACGGGAAGCTGAACTGGCCAAGGTCATGGAGAG GTGCAGAATGCTGGAGGCAGAAATGGGTTTGAAGGAGAAGGTATGGGAGGAGAAAGAAGCCCATTTTAAGTCCGAGACTTTATCATGTAACAAGAAGATCAAAACCCTTGAGGATAAGATAGATCAGTTGAGAGAAGAACTTCTGACCAATGAGAAGTCTTTCATCAGGAGAGAGGATGACTACAAAAAGCAATTTCAGGAGAGGGAAAACAGGGTTGTGCAACTGGAAGTTGAGTTGAAATCTACCCAGCAGGTGACTGACAGTGTGAGGGAGTTGTTAAAGACGCAGGAACAGGCTGTGAGCAGTTTACAAACCAAGCTCTCCTGTCAGGAAGGTAAAAATGAGGAGCTGCTACACAAAATGGAGGCCATGGTCCTGAATAAAGACTCTGAGGTTGGTTCTCAGCTGGACACAGCTGGCAAGTTACATGCAATGCTGGACAATTTGAAGACTTCTGAGCAGGAAAATGTTGAACTGCGGTCAAAACTGGAGGAATCGTCTAGAAAATGTGATGATCTAGAAGCAAATCTGGCTCAGTTTGAAGAGCTGCAGAAAACAAGTTTAGAGGAACTGAACACTGTGAAATCCTCCTTGAAGGCGTCTCAGTCAAAAGAAGCAGAAAATGCTCTGCAAGTTCAGCAGTTACAGTCAAAACTAACAACAGCTCAATCCCATAATGAACAGTTATCTGAGAAATTGACTGAGAACTCTGCTGCAATTGAGAATCTGACTGGTGAAGTTGCTGATGTTAAGAGACAGAATAGTAAAATAACTCAACAGCTTAAAGAGCAGGAGGAGAAACATGacagtgttaaaaaattgttagAGAATACAGAGGGTTTGAATGAGAAGTTAAGGGAAAATCAAACACAATTGACTGAGGAGTTGAATGCCAAAGATAGCAGCATAGTTCAGCTGAGATCTGAACTGGACACAGCCAGATCTCAGGCAGAAGAGACTGAAGGGCAAACATCGGCATACAGGACTATGGTCAGTCAACTGGCTGATGTGCTGGAAGGCAGTCTCACAGACAAAGATTTAACTCAAATG ATGAAGGACAACCAAATTCAAGGTCTAGAAGAGCAGATGAAACAAAAAGAGGACACAGTCAGTGAGTTGAGAAGTGAACTCGTGTCAAAGGCTGAAAATATCACCAAGAAAAATCAGGAGATGGCAGAAATGAGAGCATCTGCTCAGAAAATACAGGAGCAGCTCCAGACTTCATTAAAGTCCAAAGAAATAACAGATCAGGAATTTACGTCCATCATAGAAAAGTGCAATGTTTTAGAAAGCAATTTACACagtgagaaaaagaaaactgaaatgcTTGAAGCACAGAAGGCTAAACTGTCAGAAGAACTACAGAAAGCTAACAGTAGTTTGAAAGATTCTCAGGAGCATTTGGAACATTTGAAAGAAAGCAGTGCTGCAGAAAAACAAGTCATTGTGAAAATACTTGAGGAACAAGTGTCAGAGCTTCAGCTGAAATTTGAACAAGAGCAAAGTGAAAGGCTTTCTTTATTGGACAATGAAGCAAAACTTCAAAAACAAGTTGAAACAAGTCAGATAGAAAATGTCTCTTTGAGTTCCAAGTTTGAGACTTTGTCGTGTGAGTTACAGGAAGTTAGGGATCAGTTAACGTGTGTGCAGCAAGAATGTGTCAGTAAGGATACACAGATAGGCAGTCTTGTTGCTGAAAATGAAGCtgtcaccaataaaacaaaacaattagaGGAACAGTTGAAATTAGAGAGTCAAACCAAACATGAATATGCAGAGAAAATTACAGAGAAGGATGAAACTATAGCCGAGTTGGAAAAAGTAGCAGATGAACTAAAACTCATAGGCAGTTCGAGTGGTGACAAACTTCAACATGTTCAGGAGACTTTTGAAAAATATAAGTTAAAACAGACTGAATTGATGGAAAATAAAGAGGAGAGCATTAAGAAACTGGAGAGTGAGATAGAGACATGGAAATTAGGTGTGGAGAATGAAAAAGAGGCATCTGTAATACTGAGAGGTGAAAGAGAGGAACTAAAGGCCCGGGTAGAGAAGTTAAACCGGGAGAAGGAAGAGTGTGGTCAGGAAATAGCCAGTCTACAAACCTCTCTGAAGGAGGAGGAAGAGTTAGTGAAAGTGACAAAACTACAGGCTGAAGGGGACAAACAGGCTTTACAAAATCAAGTGGAGGACCAGGAGCAAGAGATACAGGCTCTAAAATTCCAACTCAGCTCTCAACATTTACAGCATGAGCAAGCTCTAGGG aaGTATGCAGACCATGAATTTGACATCAGCAGTATGAGGGACAGGCTGAGTGAACAAGAGGGGCTTATAGAACAGATGGAAGGGGAGATGTGGGCCATCAAGCAGGCTAGGGAAGAGGAGCAGAGGCAGCAAAAACAAGAG TTGGAGGATGTAAAATATGTGTTACAAACCAAAGACGAGGAGTTCAAGTTACTGAGCAGTAAGCTTGTACAG ATTTCCACAAAACTAGCTGATGCAGAGAACCAGGTTTCCATATTGGAG CATAAGGCAGAGCTTAaggaaaaccttgaaaaacttCTGCAACAGAGTAGAGAGGAGAGTTCGGCTGCCAAGAAAGAGAACTCTATACTTAAAGGGGATATAGTCCAGCTGAAGAAAAAGTTGATTCGCTTGATAAG AGAGAAGGATGCCTTGTGGCAGAAGACTGACAGCCTTGTATATGAGCAGAGAGTTCATGCCACAGAGAAGTGGATTGAGGACAGTGAAGTGCATAACTGCATGGGCTGCAGGATTGAGTTCTCTTTTACCACGCGCAAG CACCACTGTCGACAGTGCGGACGCATCTTCTGCTGGAACTGTAGTAACAACTGGGTGATGACCACACATAGCAA TAAGAAGGCCAGAGTTTGTAATGGTTGTTATATCAAGCAGAGGGATGTGGATGGAAAAGCAGATAGTCCTCTGGTGGGTAATGACAGTGACGATGATGAGGCAGGGTTATCAGGGTCCATGCACGGGAGATCAGCCATATCAGAGGACAGGATGAGCCAGTCTTCTGCTTCCCAGGACGGAGCCACAACATCATCACTGGATATATCTG GCTTAGTGTCAGGGGATACAGACTCGCTGACCTCCACTGACCTGAGAGAAGTGGACAGTCCAGACTACATGGCTGGAGATGAGTCCAGATACAGTGGAAATGAGACTGATGATAAcaaacaggggagacaaccatCTGAGGCAGCTTCCAATAA GGACTTTTCCTCCACTACGGATGAACTGACCTCTGTCCCTGCCGCTCAGTCCTCAGACGACTCGGGGAAGGAAGACCCATTTCATGTTATCAGTGAGGAGGAGATAGTCAAATCCCTCAGTGGTTCCTTTGGCTCTCCCCCTCCCAGCCTGGACATGAG tatgACCAGCAGTCTTATGATTACCGTGGAAGACCTCCAGAAGGGACATGTGAACCGGGACAATGAAGTTTGGTTGAAGGCTGGCCGCAGGTTTTCCGTCCCAATCTTGATCGACTCAGTGGGTGTGGTTCTGTGCTGGGAGTTCACCACTCAGCCAAAG GATATTGGGTTCAGTGCCACCTATGGGGAGCAGGAGACGACACCCAGCCACGAGGCACAGGTCCTGATAGaaccatgtaaatgtaactctCACAAACAGGCCGTACGAGGAGAGCTAACTGCCAAGAAGAAGGGAGTCTACACTCTCATGTTTGATAACAGCTATTCCAA ACTTACTGCAAAGAAATTATCTTACAGCTTGTATGTGAAGAGCAGTAAATGA